Genomic window (Candidatus Nitrosocosmicus arcticus):
AAAAAGGAATCTATACCTAATTTCCCCGTTGATAAGGAGAAGGTTATGGATGTTATATCCAATGTTTACGAACAAGGTAGAACAAATCTTTTAGAGGATGAGGGCTATGCTGTACTTCAAGCATATGGATTTCCTGTTCCAAAGAGTGTGTTAGTAAATAATGAAGATGATGCTGTTAAATCTGCAATAGAAATTGACTATCCTGTAGTCATGAAAATATCTTCAAAAGATATTATACACAAATCAGAATCTGGCGGTGTAAAAATTGGTTTAAAAAATACTGATGATGTTCGAAATGCGTATAATTCTATCATGTCTAGTGTAAAAAATTATAATCCCCACGCAAGAATTGAAGGTGTATTGATTCAGGAAATGGTAACCAATTCCAAAGAATTAATCCTTGGTGCAAAACAAGACAAATTATTTGGGCCATTATTGATGTTTGGATTAGGAGGAATATATGTTGAGATTTTGAAGGATGTAAATTTCATACTAGCTCCCATCTCTGAATCAGAAGCCAGGGAAATGGTGGATTCAATCAAAACCATTTCTTTATTGAAAGGGGTGCGGGGTGAAAAATCATCAGATATATCATCCGTGATTGATTGTTTGCTAAGATTATCTCAGCTAATTGTAGATTTTCCAGAAATCGAAGAATTTGATATTAATCCGTTACTGGTCCTAGAAGAAGGACGTGGTTCACGGGTAGTGGATGTGAGAATTGGATTAAGAAATAAATAAACTATTTCATTCTAATTTTTTGCCACATTCTTCACAAAAAATGGATTCTGCCTCATTATTGTATTTGCAATTTCTACACATTTTAGTATCTGTTTTTGTGGCTGTTGATAATGAACTATTGATGTCCATATTACTATTACCACTACTAATGTTACCAACGCCTCCTACTCCTCTTGATTTATTCTCGTTAGTCTGTGAATTTTGATCTGCCAAAATAATTATGTCTCCTATTTTAGAAATCTTATTCCATTCTATTTCTTTAATTTCATTGTTTGAATCTTTTATCTTGAAACTAAATTCAACTTTTCCATCTAATAATTTTCTCAAACCAATTTCTTGTACTTTGCCAATTAGGTACGCATTATTATCATAAGTCGACATTCCAATTATTTTTTCAATATGCACATAAGTGGATTTCAAATCTGGAATGGCTTTATCATTATCTTTGTTTTCAGTTTGATTGATTGGATTAATGTTCCCGCTCTCGTTTCTATTTTCTGTTTCTACTTCTGCGTCAAATCTATCCTTCTCTTTTTCTGTTTCTTTTGATTCTAAGTTCACATTGTCTTTTGATTCATCAAATTTTCTATACTGGGCTATAATGTAATCACAGTTTTTGCATTTGTATTCTCCTTTTTCTTTTAATATTATATTCTCGCCCAAATCTTCGTTGGGGTTTTCAAATTCAAGATTAGGCGCCCCTTGATATTCTTTTTCACATTTGTTACAATAATATTTCTTAAATCTGTCTTTATCTAACTTGCCTATGCCTGCCAAAAAAAGCTCAGGACCGCCCAAATTTGCTATCTTTTGTTCATCGTCACTAACCTTTGCAATTGCATATCCTCCAGAACCTCTTAATTTTTTTTCGACAAATGTTTTTCCCTTACTCATGGTTACAAGGCCAATTAAACGGTGAAATTTAAATAATATATAGGTATAGGTATCTTGGTTCGAATATTACAAATTATGAATGAACAGAAAAAGTTAATCAGGACCTACTATAGGTAATGCCTTGTTAGCGGGCAAAGTTATTATTTTTTCTTGTTGGTCTTTATCTATTCTCTCAAATTCAAGTGTCATCTCAATAGGTGCGTTATATCTTGAACTCAGTTCTCCTGCAAGTTGAGCTATAGATTGTTTATCTGCAAATTCTTTAGATCCTTGCAAGAATGCCCTTGTTTGTCTATATGCTATTTTGCCACCAAACTTTGAACTGAGAAAATTTGCAATATCTTTTACCTTTTCAACCGGTATCTCATTGTAGTAGAAACATATTCCATTAACGGGTTCCTTATCAAATGGAGTTCCATATCTATACCAAAATACACCAAAATGCTCGTGGTCACCTTGTAAACATTTAATCTCCCAATGATTTACATTGTCAATAGGATAAGTTCCATTTCTTAAATCATCTAGGCTAAGCCTCCAGTATCTTACACGCATTTATTTAGGGTAGGATTATGCATTTTATATTTGTAGATTTAATATAATGTTCTAGATTACTCCTTTGGTTTTACAAAGGCAATACGCATTGTCCTAAATGTAATATGCTAGAAAAAAAGGTAAATGATAATTTATCATAAGGGAGTATTTTACAAACCGTTATAAATCCTTGTAATTTTTCTAAATCTATTTGGATAATAGATTAGACTTGTTGATGGAAATGGAACAACACTTTGATAATAAAGACGAGGCATATTTTAAGAATCTAGTTGGCCATGAGGATTATGTAATAAGAACTAGAGCCGTATGCATATTAGCAGATATTTCTGGAGAAAAAGCCATCGAACCTATTGGACAAGTCCTATTAAACGATTCAGACCATCTTGTAAGACACGAAGCAGCCTTTTCTCTAGGCCAATTAGGGCACACAAGTGGAATAGACGTTCTATCAAAAGCTGTACTAGACGACCCAAGTTTTTTTGTAAGACACGAAGCCGCAGTAGCTTTGGGAGTTATAGGATCAGAGCAATCACGAAAAACCCTTGAGCGAGCACTAAATGATGAGAGCGAAGAGGTAAGAGAATCTGCTATGATAGCACTAGCAAATTTAGACTATATCTCACATGTAAAAAGAACTAATAAGTTTACAAGTTTGACCGGTGGATGATTACCATTTCAAATTCAAAAAGAAAGAAGACCAATCAAAAGGATAATGTGATTCGTTTTATACCCCATAGATGCGCTGGCAACTAAAAAAATCGACAAATTAATATTGATTCTATAAAAAATAGTACTATAAAATGTCTGATCTCAAACAAGATGAGGAGGGCTTAGCACTACTTCTTGAGGAAAATGTAAACGAATTTAATGAGTGGCGTTTAAAAAATCTCACTTTAAAATTAGACTTTAGTGGAACTGATTTTTCAAATAAAGATATCTCTAAAGCATATCTTAATGGCATAACTTTTACCGAATGTAATTTTACAAATTCAATAGTGGTGGGCACTAATTTCGTACAATCTAATTTAACAAGAACTGATTTTGAGAGTTCTGATATGTCTGAAGCTTTGATACTGTACGCTACAGTAAAAGATTCTAATATTTCTAAAAGCCAATTAAGCAATACCAATTTTATGTGGTCAGATTTACAGAATTCGGATTTTAGGCAAAGCAATATGTACAAGACTATTTTTGTTGAAGCAAATCTTTCAAATGCTAATACAGAAGGATTGGATAAAAATAATGCATATTTAAAATATGCAAAATTAAAGGGAACTTCTTGGGAATAGCTTATTTTATTTTTTAATTACCCTTGATAGTCAAAATAAGATTACTCTCACGTTTGGTAATGCATTTGACTATGAACTCCAAATATGAAAACATTTTTTTGCTCTGGCCTATATTCACATATTTCTTTATTAGTGAATTTTGATGATGATGTGGGTTTACAACTATACTATGCATATTTTTTAATCTTGTTTTGACAAGCGAGATTACCATAACTTAATATAATATGATGTTATTTCAAATATTCCACTAAAATGCACCTTCGAGAGCGATATTGGTATATATTTACAATATTAAGCAACAACAATAAATAGTACCTGATCTATATTATCCTTACAAACATGGTAGATAGCTTGGATAATCTATCTAATTACGATAAGGATGATAACATTGAAAATACTTTCAATAATTCCATTGTTGGTGTTCCAAGATCAAACACAGATTCAAATAGTTTAACTAAAGAAAGTAATCGAGAACAAATAAATTTTATTAATTTCACACAGCAGTATTGTATAGGATTTATCGATATAATTAATTCCACTCAAGAAACTGCAAAAATAAAAGACCCTAAAAAGTTAAGAAAATATTATTCACTTTTTTTGAATTCCATGAGTACCATACTTACTCAATACAATGGAAAAATTATTAAAAATAGTGGGGATAATTTGTTTTTTTACTTTCCAAAAACATCAAATCTCCGTAATCAACAGGCATTGCAAGACGTTTTTGACTGCAGTACTTCAATGATTAAATCAAGCAAACCTTTGAATCAAGAATTAGCAGAGGAAGACTTGCCCTCAATCAATTATAGAATTAGTATGAATTATGGGTTAGTAGAAATTGCCCTTGGGTCTAATAACAAGGAAGTAGACTTATTTGGCTCGGTGGTAAATGAATGTGCCAAAATAAACAGCTTATCTAAATCAAACGGATTGGTAATAGGAAAGAACTTGTATTCCTTATTAATTAATTCAACTTTTAGCAAAGAATTTGAAATATCTGAGATTAAACTATCATTAGATGGGGATAGCAGAAATATTAATTCCTGTTACACAATAATGGATAATAGAAAAATATTAATCACAAACAAACCACGTGAAGCCCTCAAACATCAATCCCATTCGAATGAAATCAAGCGACCTAGTCAAATAGAAAACAAACTGTACAATATCTTATTAATAGATGATGACGAGGATATTCTGTACACATATCATTCACTGTTGAAAAAGGAAGGATACGAAGTACATTCTTATTCAAATCCTGTTGAAGCTCTAGAAAGCTTGGCAAAAAAAAATTCACATAACTATGACTTGGTGGTTATGGATATACGAATGCCCGAGATGAGCGGAATAAAGCTATTCTACAGGTTTAAAGCCATAGATCCATATTTGAATATTCTTTTTATAACTGCTCTGGATTTAGTTGGCGAGTTTGTGGAAGCATTACCTGAGATAAAAATAACTGAAATTGTGAGAAAACCTTTAACCGGTGAACAATTTGTCTCGATAATAAAAAAGAAGTTATCCGAAGCCAATCGTTGGTAATTGACGTATTGGATTCTTTATTATTTATTGTCGTTGCTATTGAAAACAAATTAGGACTGGGCATTGTAACAAATAGACTAATGGAATTTCCTAACCTATCAAATACTTCCTCCCTCAAACTTTCT
Coding sequences:
- a CDS encoding HEAT repeat domain-containing protein, with product MDNRLDLLMEMEQHFDNKDEAYFKNLVGHEDYVIRTRAVCILADISGEKAIEPIGQVLLNDSDHLVRHEAAFSLGQLGHTSGIDVLSKAVLDDPSFFVRHEAAVALGVIGSEQSRKTLERALNDESEEVRESAMIALANLDYISHVKRTNKFTSLTGG
- a CDS encoding pentapeptide repeat-containing protein, which gives rise to MSDLKQDEEGLALLLEENVNEFNEWRLKNLTLKLDFSGTDFSNKDISKAYLNGITFTECNFTNSIVVGTNFVQSNLTRTDFESSDMSEALILYATVKDSNISKSQLSNTNFMWSDLQNSDFRQSNMYKTIFVEANLSNANTEGLDKNNAYLKYAKLKGTSWE
- a CDS encoding response regulator, which produces MVDSLDNLSNYDKDDNIENTFNNSIVGVPRSNTDSNSLTKESNREQINFINFTQQYCIGFIDIINSTQETAKIKDPKKLRKYYSLFLNSMSTILTQYNGKIIKNSGDNLFFYFPKTSNLRNQQALQDVFDCSTSMIKSSKPLNQELAEEDLPSINYRISMNYGLVEIALGSNNKEVDLFGSVVNECAKINSLSKSNGLVIGKNLYSLLINSTFSKEFEISEIKLSLDGDSRNINSCYTIMDNRKILITNKPREALKHQSHSNEIKRPSQIENKLYNILLIDDDEDILYTYHSLLKKEGYEVHSYSNPVEALESLAKKNSHNYDLVVMDIRMPEMSGIKLFYRFKAIDPYLNILFITALDLVGEFVEALPEIKITEIVRKPLTGEQFVSIIKKKLSEANRW